One genomic window of Azospirillaceae bacterium includes the following:
- a CDS encoding TonB-dependent receptor, which translates to MVRRAPVSPLAASSLLLGAAFCALAIPASAQTAAPAPAEAPGDAPVADDEGGVPVIVVTAQKRQTKLQETPIALSAYGADALQDQHVSTVRDLAGLVPGLTVPRGGITPTTQLFFLRGIGETDPIFDPAIAQYVDDVYIPRSIAASPLLAELERVEVLRGPQGTLYGRNTSAGAIRYITRDPDGELRLSVDAGVGTWGAFESHGYVSGPLIDNKLFASLAYGHEQHDGYTRDPTINKDVNDLNVDSVRAKLRLQATDDLDIQLTVDAKRDRSTTAYYTPKNQPGGGFDPSLSFAEPDPQDNSNSGGAALRITQALGDKVTLKSVTAYRAFGQAPVAYDNDGEAAVKQVNYIRYFENELTQEIQANGSWGPVDFTSGLFYLHENFSSDRNGYSYPSLANPPQEQVGNTKTDSYAAYGQGDYHITDKLTGTVGVRYTIESRDFTYQQFDDNLDGSRITDAAGNPIVPATATNKAGAFQAKSDATWYSLTPKFALSYQWTPDLLTYASISKGFKAGGFDNRASALINAQLPYQPEKVQTYEVGAKTEWWERRVLVNLALYYNDYTDLQATATDPATLRSRRLNAASAHTEGFELETTFAPFAGFRWDNSASYTLALYDEFLNYAGIGTSATGNRLPYAPRWTFRTAPTYTLPLKVPGEAQVGLDAQYQTQAYADVANSWQVAIPAQWNINLFAKYTTEDERWTYSATVRNLADRRLPQGGSYSASAAGTVWYYVESPPRTVFFRVGYKL; encoded by the coding sequence ATGGTTCGTCGGGCACCGGTTTCCCCTCTCGCCGCGTCTTCCCTGCTGCTGGGCGCGGCCTTCTGTGCCTTGGCGATCCCGGCATCCGCCCAAACCGCCGCACCCGCCCCGGCGGAGGCCCCCGGCGACGCCCCGGTGGCGGATGATGAGGGCGGGGTGCCCGTCATCGTGGTGACGGCGCAAAAGCGCCAGACCAAGCTGCAGGAAACCCCCATCGCCCTGTCGGCCTATGGCGCCGACGCCCTGCAGGACCAGCATGTCAGCACGGTGCGCGATCTGGCGGGCCTGGTGCCGGGCCTGACGGTGCCGCGCGGCGGCATCACGCCGACGACGCAGCTGTTCTTCCTGCGCGGCATTGGTGAGACCGACCCCATCTTCGACCCCGCCATCGCCCAGTATGTGGACGACGTCTACATCCCGCGTTCCATCGCCGCCTCGCCCTTGCTGGCGGAACTGGAGCGGGTGGAGGTCTTGCGCGGGCCGCAGGGCACGCTCTATGGCCGCAACACCAGCGCCGGCGCCATCCGCTACATCACCCGCGATCCGGACGGGGAACTGCGCCTGTCGGTGGATGCCGGTGTCGGCACCTGGGGCGCGTTCGAAAGCCACGGCTACGTCTCCGGCCCGCTGATCGACAACAAGCTGTTCGCCAGCCTGGCCTATGGCCATGAGCAGCACGACGGCTACACCCGCGACCCCACCATCAACAAAGATGTGAACGACCTGAACGTGGACAGCGTGCGGGCCAAGCTGCGTCTGCAGGCGACCGACGACCTGGACATCCAGCTGACGGTGGATGCCAAGCGTGATCGGTCCACCACCGCCTATTACACGCCGAAGAACCAGCCGGGCGGCGGCTTCGACCCGTCGCTGTCGTTCGCGGAACCGGACCCGCAGGACAATTCCAATTCCGGCGGGGCGGCGCTACGCATCACCCAGGCGCTGGGCGACAAGGTCACGCTGAAGTCGGTCACCGCCTACCGCGCCTTCGGCCAGGCGCCGGTGGCCTATGACAATGACGGTGAGGCCGCGGTCAAGCAGGTGAACTACATCCGCTATTTCGAGAATGAACTGACGCAGGAGATCCAGGCCAACGGTAGCTGGGGTCCGGTGGACTTCACCAGCGGCCTGTTCTACCTGCACGAAAACTTCTCCTCCGACCGCAACGGCTACAGTTACCCCAGCCTGGCCAACCCCCCGCAGGAACAGGTGGGCAATACCAAGACCGACAGCTACGCCGCCTACGGCCAGGGCGATTACCACATCACCGACAAGCTGACGGGCACGGTGGGCGTGCGCTACACCATCGAAAGCCGTGACTTCACCTATCAGCAGTTCGACGACAATCTCGACGGTTCCCGCATCACCGATGCCGCCGGCAACCCCATCGTGCCGGCCACCGCTACCAACAAGGCCGGCGCCTTCCAGGCCAAGTCGGACGCCACCTGGTATTCACTGACGCCCAAGTTCGCCCTCAGCTACCAATGGACGCCCGACCTGCTGACCTACGCCAGCATTTCCAAGGGCTTCAAGGCCGGCGGCTTCGATAACCGCGCCAGCGCCCTGATCAACGCCCAGCTGCCCTACCAGCCGGAAAAGGTGCAGACCTATGAGGTGGGCGCCAAGACGGAATGGTGGGAACGGCGGGTGCTGGTCAACCTGGCGCTCTATTACAACGACTATACCGACCTGCAGGCGACGGCGACCGATCCCGCCACCCTGCGTTCCCGCCGCCTGAACGCGGCGTCGGCCCATACCGAGGGGTTTGAACTGGAGACGACCTTCGCGCCCTTCGCCGGTTTCCGCTGGGACAACTCCGCCTCCTACACCCTGGCGCTGTATGACGAATTCCTGAATTACGCCGGCATCGGCACCAGTGCCACCGGCAACCGCCTGCCCTATGCCCCGCGCTGGACCTTCCGCACCGCCCCCACCTACACCCTGCCGCTGAAGGTGCCGGGGGAGGCGCAGGTGGGACTGGACGCGCAATACCAGACCCAGGCTTACGCCGACGTGGCCAATTCCTGGCAGGTGGCCATTCCGGCGCAGTGGAACATCAACCTGTTCGCCAAATACACGACGGAGGACGAACGCTGGACCTACTCCGCCACCGTGCGCAACCTGGCCGACCGCCGCCTGCCCCAGGGCGGCAGCTACTCCGCCTCGGCCGCCGGCACGGTCTGGTATTACGTGGAAAGCCCGCCCCGCACCGTGTTCTTCCGCGTCGGGTATAAGCTGTGA
- a CDS encoding AbrB/MazE/SpoVT family DNA-binding domain-containing protein, with amino-acid sequence MADVAELFMHDGDQAVRLPDAYRFNIDVKEVFIRRDPKTGDIILSRREDDWAGPVVDDEGVELPPGFVSAEEQALGVREVTEERHPLADWEE; translated from the coding sequence ATGGCTGATGTCGCTGAGTTGTTCATGCATGACGGCGATCAGGCGGTCCGCCTGCCTGACGCCTATCGCTTCAACATCGACGTGAAGGAAGTGTTCATCCGACGCGATCCCAAGACCGGCGACATCATCCTGTCGCGGCGGGAGGATGACTGGGCCGGTCCGGTCGTCGATGACGAGGGCGTGGAACTGCCGCCCGGCTTCGTCAGCGCCGAGGAACAGGCCCTGGGCGTGCGGGAGGTGACGGAGGAGCGGCACCCCCTGGCGGATTGGGAGGAGTGA
- a CDS encoding M24 family metallopeptidase — protein MSPESHRPLPLNRDRARMVMERHGIDGLVALRPHNVYYLSNTWPVFTDFGGEFPALATFPSDPSQPGFFVGTSGSAWDLLKGDREVPEYITFSGVENWQDYIDATPEQMRKEPVPYGTTLQHRFAVNPDNDLSPREARWNATQQGFQPNNAASIEWALVRALQQSGLAGGRIAVDDMRIAHLLSRIGYEAVTCVPGDNIFREIRLVKQAHEIDLIRRAQMASREAALAAARSLAPGMTYQEARANFTATAATHGAEIGFLLIGITQGMLPDEVVRAGRSYMIDCGAKYQHYMGDFARTVSIGDPTATLLRRHQAQQIGRAAALEHIRPGVMFSEVNAIGRAAMIKAGMPSEVIAACHLHSVGLQHDDQPTRDDVPYPIPQDFALQPGMCVTLDLPYIELGWGAGHNEDLLLITDSGFEFLNAPDDPMIVAG, from the coding sequence ATGAGCCCTGAAAGCCACCGCCCGCTTCCGCTCAACCGCGACCGCGCCCGCATGGTGATGGAACGGCACGGCATCGACGGCCTGGTCGCCCTGCGCCCGCACAACGTCTATTACCTGAGCAACACCTGGCCGGTGTTCACCGACTTCGGCGGGGAGTTCCCGGCCCTGGCCACCTTCCCCAGCGACCCGTCCCAGCCCGGGTTCTTCGTCGGCACCAGCGGCAGCGCCTGGGACCTGCTGAAAGGCGACCGGGAGGTGCCGGAATACATCACCTTCAGCGGGGTGGAGAACTGGCAGGACTATATCGACGCCACGCCGGAACAGATGCGGAAGGAGCCGGTGCCCTACGGCACCACCCTGCAGCACCGTTTCGCCGTCAATCCCGACAACGACCTGTCGCCGCGCGAGGCGCGGTGGAACGCGACACAGCAGGGGTTCCAGCCCAACAACGCCGCGTCGATCGAATGGGCCCTGGTCCGGGCGCTTCAGCAATCCGGCCTGGCCGGCGGGCGCATCGCCGTCGACGACATGCGCATCGCCCACCTGCTGTCGCGCATCGGGTATGAGGCGGTGACCTGTGTGCCCGGCGACAACATCTTCCGCGAGATCCGGCTGGTGAAGCAGGCGCACGAGATCGACCTGATCCGCCGGGCGCAAATGGCCAGCCGCGAGGCGGCGCTGGCGGCCGCACGCTCATTGGCACCGGGCATGACCTATCAGGAGGCGCGGGCCAACTTCACCGCCACCGCCGCGACGCATGGGGCGGAGATCGGCTTTCTGCTGATCGGCATCACCCAGGGCATGCTGCCGGACGAGGTGGTGCGGGCGGGCCGCAGCTACATGATCGACTGCGGCGCCAAGTACCAGCATTACATGGGCGATTTCGCCCGCACCGTTTCCATCGGCGACCCCACCGCCACCCTGCTGCGACGGCACCAGGCGCAGCAGATCGGACGCGCCGCGGCGCTGGAACATATCCGCCCGGGCGTGATGTTCTCGGAGGTCAACGCCATCGGCCGCGCGGCGATGATCAAGGCCGGGATGCCCAGCGAGGTCATCGCCGCCTGCCATCTGCATTCCGTCGGGTTGCAGCATGACGACCAGCCGACGCGCGACGACGTCCCCTATCCCATCCCGCAGGACTTCGCCCTTCAACCCGGCATGTGCGTGACCCTGGATCTGCCCTACATCGAACTGGGTTGGGGCGCCGGCCATAACGAAGACCTGCTGCTGATCACCGACAGCGGCTTTGAATTCCTGAACGCGCCCGACGACCCGATGATCGTCGCCGGCTGA
- a CDS encoding cysteine dioxygenase, with amino-acid sequence MSDVNETTGPQAPARLRAFVGRLDGLLALNLPEGALLDRARDALADLVAADDWLPPAYAEPDPVRYRQFLLYADPDGRFSVVSFVWGPGQETPVHDHTVWGLVGILRGAEYSQRFVVASRDELVTVGPKQRFEAGEVEILSPDTGDIHRVTNAHLDRTSISIHVYGADIGQVRRWVYPAQGARKPFTSGYSNAGATPAFTLSRVSSLEPA; translated from the coding sequence ATGAGCGACGTTAATGAGACGACAGGGCCCCAGGCGCCGGCGCGGTTGCGCGCCTTCGTCGGGCGGCTGGACGGCCTGCTGGCCCTGAACCTGCCCGAAGGCGCGTTGCTGGACCGGGCGCGGGATGCGCTGGCCGACCTGGTCGCGGCGGACGACTGGCTGCCGCCGGCCTATGCCGAGCCTGATCCCGTGCGCTATCGCCAATTCCTGCTGTACGCCGATCCGGACGGGCGCTTTTCCGTCGTCAGTTTCGTCTGGGGGCCGGGGCAGGAAACACCGGTGCACGACCACACCGTCTGGGGCCTGGTCGGCATCCTGCGGGGGGCGGAATATTCCCAGCGCTTCGTCGTCGCGTCGCGCGATGAACTGGTGACCGTGGGGCCCAAGCAGCGGTTCGAGGCGGGGGAGGTGGAAATCCTGTCGCCGGATACGGGCGACATCCACCGGGTCACCAACGCCCACCTGGACCGCACCTCCATCAGCATCCACGTCTATGGCGCCGACATCGGCCAGGTGCGCCGCTGGGTCTATCCGGCGCAAGGCGCGCGCAAGCCCTTCACCTCCGGCTACAGCAATGCCGGCGCCACGCCCGCCTTCACGCTGTCCCGCGTTTCCTCATTGGAGCCCGCCTGA
- a CDS encoding FAD-dependent monooxygenase produces MSEDTILLAGGGIAGLTAALALQRRGRRVVVLEQTARIGNVGAGITLRETASRSLYSLGLKDRLDATSDKPRPGAALDYRTGAPLAGSLGQRNWVATDFADVHMLHRADLFRLLKDAIDAHDPHAVQLDSRVTAFTQDDEGVTVTLADGRSLRGAALIGCDGLRSAVRGLLFGEAAPRRTGIVAYRFLVPLEQARPYAKALGMSVGPRASLSRYLIQQGTVVNCVAFAHGVDITEEGWNRHATRAELLDLFAGWHEDVIGLASCAPLETTACWALYDRDPLQTWVRGRVGLLGDAAHPVLPFLGFGAALGIEDAIVLARAFEAKVDPAEALKTYEAARRDRANAILLESRRQGEIFRAGPDGASDIPPHERESRAPYDPLTAAL; encoded by the coding sequence ATGAGTGAGGACACCATCCTGCTGGCCGGCGGCGGCATCGCCGGCCTGACGGCGGCCCTGGCCCTGCAACGGCGCGGCCGCCGCGTCGTCGTGCTGGAGCAGACCGCCCGCATCGGCAATGTCGGCGCCGGCATCACGCTGCGCGAGACCGCCAGCCGCAGCTTGTACTCCCTGGGGCTGAAGGACCGGCTGGACGCCACGTCGGACAAGCCGCGCCCGGGGGCGGCACTGGATTACCGCACGGGCGCGCCGCTGGCGGGATCGCTGGGCCAGCGCAACTGGGTCGCCACCGATTTCGCCGACGTGCACATGCTGCACCGCGCCGACCTGTTCCGCCTGCTGAAGGACGCCATCGACGCGCACGATCCGCACGCGGTCCAGCTGGACAGCCGGGTGACCGCTTTCACCCAGGACGATGAGGGCGTGACGGTGACCCTGGCCGACGGCCGCAGCCTGCGGGGTGCCGCCCTGATCGGCTGCGACGGCCTGCGCTCCGCCGTGCGCGGCCTGCTGTTCGGGGAGGCCGCACCCCGCCGCACCGGGATCGTCGCCTATCGTTTCCTGGTGCCCCTGGAACAGGCCCGGCCTTACGCGAAGGCGTTGGGCATGTCCGTCGGCCCCCGCGCGTCCCTGAGCCGCTATCTCATCCAGCAGGGCACGGTGGTGAACTGTGTGGCCTTCGCCCACGGCGTGGATATCACGGAGGAAGGCTGGAACCGCCACGCCACGCGGGCCGAACTGCTGGACCTGTTCGCCGGCTGGCATGAGGATGTGATCGGCCTCGCCTCCTGCGCGCCGCTGGAAACCACCGCCTGCTGGGCGCTGTACGACCGCGATCCGCTGCAAACCTGGGTGCGGGGCCGTGTCGGCCTGCTGGGCGACGCCGCCCACCCCGTCCTGCCCTTCCTGGGCTTCGGCGCCGCCCTGGGCATCGAGGATGCCATCGTCCTGGCCCGCGCGTTCGAGGCGAAGGTGGACCCGGCGGAGGCACTCAAGACCTATGAGGCCGCCCGCCGCGACCGCGCCAACGCCATCCTGCTGGAATCCCGCCGGCAGGGGGAAATCTTCCGCGCCGGCCCCGATGGCGCGTCGGACATCCCCCCGCACGAACGCGAAAGCCGGGCGCCCTACGACCCGCTGACCGCCGCCCTTTAG
- a CDS encoding LLM class flavin-dependent oxidoreductase, whose translation MTVTFIGLVATREASEIHPPQGPIIDRAYVEKSARAHEAGGFDRVLVAFHSRTPESILVANHVASVTSRLGLMIAHRPGFTNPTLAARQFATLDHFTGGRVAVHIITGGSDAELRQDGDFTTKDERYDRTDEYLQVLKQEWTSDRPFDHHGRFYQVEQGFGDVKPLQKPHIPIYFGGSSPAAIRVAGKHADTYALWGESLDQVREAVTTLRAEAAKHGRTIRFSLSLRPILADTEQAAWARAGRILERTLDLRRQAGLPVTGHTPPNAGSQRLLDAAGQGSRLDKRLWTGVAAATGAAGNSTSLVGTAEQVAEALRDYYDLGVTTFLIRGFDPYDDAVQYGRELIPATHDLIARTRGEPLAAAN comes from the coding sequence ATGACCGTCACCTTCATCGGCCTGGTCGCCACCCGCGAAGCCTCGGAAATCCACCCGCCGCAGGGCCCCATCATCGACCGCGCTTATGTCGAGAAAAGTGCCCGGGCGCATGAGGCGGGCGGCTTCGACCGCGTGCTGGTGGCCTTCCATTCGCGCACGCCGGAAAGCATCCTGGTGGCCAACCACGTGGCCAGCGTCACCAGCCGTTTGGGCCTGATGATCGCGCACCGGCCGGGTTTCACCAACCCCACCCTGGCGGCGCGCCAGTTCGCCACCCTGGACCATTTCACCGGCGGCCGGGTGGCGGTGCACATCATCACCGGCGGTAGCGACGCCGAACTGCGCCAGGATGGCGACTTCACCACCAAGGACGAACGGTACGACCGCACCGACGAATACCTGCAGGTGCTGAAGCAGGAATGGACCAGCGACCGGCCCTTCGACCATCACGGCCGCTTCTACCAGGTGGAACAAGGCTTCGGCGATGTGAAACCGCTGCAGAAGCCGCACATCCCCATCTATTTCGGCGGATCGTCGCCGGCCGCCATCCGGGTGGCGGGCAAGCACGCCGACACCTACGCCCTCTGGGGTGAAAGCCTGGACCAGGTACGCGAGGCGGTGACCACCTTGCGGGCGGAGGCGGCGAAGCACGGCCGCACCATCCGCTTCAGCCTGTCGCTGCGCCCCATCCTGGCCGACACGGAACAGGCCGCCTGGGCCCGCGCCGGCCGCATCCTGGAACGCACGCTGGATCTGCGCCGCCAGGCCGGCCTGCCCGTCACCGGGCACACCCCGCCCAACGCCGGCTCCCAACGCCTGCTGGATGCCGCCGGCCAGGGCAGCCGGCTGGACAAGCGGCTGTGGACCGGCGTCGCCGCCGCCACCGGGGCGGCCGGCAATTCCACCAGCCTGGTGGGCACGGCCGAGCAGGTGGCGGAAGCCTTGCGCGACTATTACGATCTGGGCGTCACCACCTTCCTCATCCGCGGCTTTGATCCCTATGACGACGCGGTGCAGTATGGCCGGGAACTGATCCCCGCCACCCACGACCTGATCGCCCGCACGCGGGGTGAGCCCTTGGCGGCCGCCAACTAA
- a CDS encoding carboxymuconolactone decarboxylase family protein, protein MMTTSHHAPRLPNHFKLAPDTIKAMLAVEASIRASGLEHSLLELVKTRAAQINGCAFCLHMHATDARAAGETEMRLYMLPAWRESTLYTDRERAALAWTESLTLLAQTGAPDEDYAVLKAQFTDVEQVQLTLAIGAINLWNRLQVGFRAGHPEVKA, encoded by the coding sequence ATGATGACCACCTCCCACCATGCCCCCCGTCTGCCCAACCATTTCAAGCTGGCGCCCGACACCATCAAGGCCATGCTGGCGGTCGAGGCCAGCATCCGGGCCAGCGGGCTGGAGCATAGCCTGTTGGAATTGGTGAAGACCCGCGCCGCGCAGATCAACGGCTGCGCCTTCTGCCTGCACATGCACGCGACCGATGCCCGTGCGGCCGGTGAGACGGAGATGCGGCTTTACATGCTGCCGGCCTGGCGGGAATCTACCCTGTACACGGATCGCGAGCGGGCGGCCCTGGCCTGGACCGAGAGCCTGACCCTGTTGGCCCAGACCGGGGCGCCGGATGAGGATTACGCCGTGCTGAAGGCCCAGTTCACCGACGTGGAGCAGGTGCAGCTGACGCTGGCCATCGGCGCCATCAATCTGTGGAACCGCTTGCAGGTGGGTTTCCGCGCTGGCCATCCGGAGGTGAAGGCGTGA
- a CDS encoding rhodanese-like domain-containing protein, translating into MPVALPTATPADVRLALIARRELALLDVREEDPYAQAHPLFAANLPLSRLELEVLDRVPRRDTAIVLFDEGEGLAERAAATLADLGYTDVRILAGGLDGWRQAGFEVFRDVNVPSKAFGELVETAAHTPSLAAPQVKALLDARADLVVLDSRRFEEYRTMSIPTGTSVPGAELVLRARTLAPDPATTIVVNCAGRTRSLIGAQSLRNAGVPNPVYALRNGTIGWTLAGFTLDQGQERRFPAVVDAAAQEAARTAARKVAYRAGVRRVPYADLEALEEAGRTLYRLDVRTPEEFTDGHIPGFRSAPGGQLVQETDHSAPVRGARIVLFDTLSVRADMSASWLAQMGWEVLVLDDVPAAALSATGPWRPTLPALPAVEAIPADHLARLLKDGGVTLLDVGPSPAYRRGHVPGARFIIRARLGTDLPAVARDGTIVVTSPDGAAARFAAADIQALTGRPALVLDGGTAGWAAGGRDLEVGPGTLLSAPDDVYRRPYEGTDNAVGGHAGLLGLGIRPGGAIAPRRHPRLLRHPALA; encoded by the coding sequence ATGCCAGTTGCCTTGCCCACCGCCACCCCGGCGGACGTGCGCCTTGCCCTGATCGCCCGGCGCGAACTGGCCTTGTTGGACGTGCGGGAGGAGGACCCCTACGCCCAGGCCCATCCGCTGTTCGCCGCCAACCTGCCCCTGTCGCGGCTGGAGCTTGAGGTGCTGGACCGCGTGCCCCGTCGCGACACGGCCATCGTGCTGTTCGATGAGGGCGAGGGGCTGGCGGAGCGCGCGGCCGCCACGCTGGCGGATCTCGGTTATACCGACGTGCGTATCCTGGCCGGCGGCCTGGACGGCTGGCGTCAAGCGGGGTTCGAGGTCTTCCGCGATGTCAACGTGCCCTCCAAGGCCTTCGGCGAACTGGTGGAGACGGCGGCGCACACGCCCTCGCTGGCGGCACCCCAGGTGAAGGCCCTGCTGGACGCGCGGGCCGATTTGGTGGTGCTGGACAGCCGCCGGTTTGAGGAATACCGCACCATGAGCATCCCCACCGGCACCAGCGTGCCGGGGGCGGAACTGGTGCTGCGCGCCCGCACCCTGGCGCCCGATCCCGCCACCACCATCGTCGTCAACTGCGCCGGCCGGACGCGCAGCCTGATCGGGGCGCAATCGCTGCGCAACGCCGGCGTGCCCAACCCCGTCTACGCCCTGCGCAACGGCACCATCGGCTGGACCCTGGCCGGCTTCACCCTGGACCAGGGGCAGGAGCGCCGCTTCCCGGCGGTGGTGGACGCGGCGGCGCAGGAGGCGGCCCGCACGGCCGCGCGCAAGGTCGCCTACCGCGCCGGCGTGCGCCGCGTGCCTTACGCCGATCTTGAGGCGCTGGAGGAGGCCGGCCGCACCCTCTATCGCCTGGATGTGCGCACGCCGGAGGAATTCACCGACGGCCACATCCCCGGTTTCCGCAGCGCGCCGGGCGGCCAGCTGGTGCAGGAAACCGACCATTCGGCGCCCGTGCGTGGCGCCCGCATCGTGCTGTTCGACACCCTGTCCGTGCGCGCGGACATGAGCGCGTCGTGGCTGGCCCAGATGGGGTGGGAGGTGCTGGTGCTGGACGACGTGCCGGCCGCCGCCCTGTCCGCCACCGGCCCGTGGCGGCCCACCCTGCCGGCCCTGCCGGCGGTGGAGGCCATCCCCGCCGATCATCTGGCGCGGCTGCTGAAGGATGGCGGCGTCACCCTGCTGGATGTGGGGCCCAGTCCGGCCTATCGCCGGGGGCATGTGCCCGGCGCCCGGTTCATCATCCGCGCCCGCCTGGGCACTGACCTGCCGGCGGTGGCGCGGGACGGCACCATCGTTGTGACCAGCCCCGACGGTGCGGCTGCCCGCTTCGCCGCGGCGGACATCCAGGCCCTGACCGGCCGGCCCGCCCTGGTGCTGGACGGTGGCACGGCCGGTTGGGCGGCCGGCGGCCGTGACCTTGAGGTGGGGCCGGGCACATTGCTGTCGGCCCCGGATGACGTTTACCGCCGGCCCTACGAGGGCACCGACAACGCGGTTGGAGGCCATGCAGGCCTACTTGGATTGGGAATACGGCCTGGTGGGGCAATTGCGCCGCGACGGCACCCACGGCTTCTTCGTCATCCCGCCCTCGCGTGA
- a CDS encoding glutathione S-transferase N-terminal domain-containing protein codes for MSLTFYYAPGACSLGVHIALEEAAADYTPRLVQLAAGEQRQPDYLAINPSGRVPALRTPEGVLTECAALLTYVARRHPQAGLLPDDAFAAAQAAQWLAFLGSSVHVAFAQSFRPERHTDDPAAQAALKAAAPARVRAHLRRLEDHFAANRSEGRGPWLLGDRYSVADPYALVFHRWLPRLDIDPADYPAWGHQADRLYQRPAVRRALEQEGLAIPLSVAA; via the coding sequence ATGTCCTTGACCTTCTATTACGCCCCCGGCGCGTGTTCGCTGGGCGTGCACATCGCGCTTGAGGAAGCGGCGGCCGACTACACCCCGCGCCTGGTGCAACTGGCGGCGGGGGAACAGCGCCAGCCCGACTACCTGGCCATCAACCCCAGCGGCCGGGTACCGGCACTGCGGACGCCTGAGGGCGTGCTGACCGAATGCGCCGCCCTGCTGACCTATGTCGCGCGGCGCCACCCACAGGCCGGCCTGCTGCCCGATGATGCCTTCGCCGCCGCCCAGGCCGCGCAGTGGCTGGCCTTCCTGGGCAGCAGCGTGCACGTCGCCTTCGCCCAGTCCTTCCGCCCGGAACGGCACACCGACGACCCGGCGGCGCAGGCGGCCCTGAAGGCGGCCGCACCCGCCCGCGTGCGGGCCCATCTGCGCCGGCTGGAGGACCACTTCGCCGCCAACCGATCCGAAGGTCGCGGCCCCTGGCTGCTGGGCGACCGCTACAGCGTGGCCGACCCCTATGCCCTGGTCTTCCACCGCTGGCTGCCCCGCCTGGACATCGACCCCGCCGACTATCCCGCGTGGGGCCACCAGGCCGACCGCCTGTATCAGCGCCCGGCCGTGCGCCGCGCCCTGGAACAGGAAGGCCTGGCCATCCCCCTTTCCGTCGCCGCCTGA
- a CDS encoding sigma-70 family RNA polymerase sigma factor, with translation MTQAEVTPDPTAVFQAQRPRLVRLAYRMLGSVAEAEDVVQDAWLRWCQADHATVTAPASFLSRIVTRLCLDTLKSARVRRETYVGSWLPEPLAGTDEDMAEDDLSLTLMLALERLSPLERAAFLLHDVFGVALDEVAGTLHRDAAAVRQLASRARRHIHAARPRYPVAPEEGDRIAQAFYAASHLGDVAGLSALLARDVVLYADGGGKVRAFFNPIRGLARIVRLFASLSAKGEFTSAILVRPLRIDGLPGYVSVERGAVLQTTAFAIEEGRITAIYITRNPEKLARVAQGLGLDTAGQPVSPHAI, from the coding sequence GTGACGCAGGCGGAGGTGACGCCGGACCCCACCGCAGTCTTCCAGGCGCAGCGGCCCCGGCTGGTGCGCCTGGCTTATCGCATGCTGGGGTCGGTGGCGGAGGCGGAGGACGTGGTGCAGGACGCGTGGCTGCGCTGGTGCCAGGCGGACCACGCGACCGTGACGGCGCCTGCCTCCTTCCTGTCGCGCATCGTCACCCGCCTGTGCCTGGACACGCTGAAGTCCGCCCGCGTGCGGCGGGAGACCTATGTGGGATCCTGGCTGCCGGAACCCCTGGCCGGTACCGATGAGGACATGGCGGAGGATGACCTTAGCCTGACGCTGATGCTGGCGCTGGAACGGCTGTCGCCGCTGGAACGCGCTGCCTTCCTGCTGCACGATGTGTTCGGCGTGGCGCTGGACGAGGTGGCGGGCACCCTGCACCGCGATGCCGCCGCCGTGCGCCAGCTGGCGTCCCGCGCCCGCCGGCACATCCACGCCGCCCGCCCGCGCTATCCCGTGGCGCCGGAGGAGGGGGACCGTATCGCCCAGGCCTTCTACGCCGCCTCGCACCTGGGCGACGTGGCGGGTTTGAGCGCCCTGCTGGCCCGCGACGTGGTGCTGTATGCCGATGGCGGCGGCAAGGTCCGCGCCTTCTTCAACCCCATCCGCGGCCTGGCCCGCATTGTACGGTTGTTCGCCAGCCTGTCCGCGAAGGGGGAGTTCACCTCCGCCATCCTGGTCCGCCCCCTGCGGATCGATGGCCTGCCCGGTTATGTCAGCGTGGAGCGGGGGGCGGTGTTGCAGACCACCGCCTTCGCCATTGAGGAAGGGCGCATCACCGCCATCTACATCACCCGCAATCCGGAAAAGCTGGCCCGTGTGGCACAAGGCCTGGGCCTGGATACGGCGGGCCAGCCAGTAAGTCCGCACGCGATCTGA